One genomic region from Octopus sinensis linkage group LG13, ASM634580v1, whole genome shotgun sequence encodes:
- the LOC115218625 gene encoding replication protein A 32 kDa subunit isoform X2, which yields MWSTQGGYDSYNPNQTQGGGGYMSPAGMDPANKDSKSREDKVEYIMPVTISEILNASQNLDEFFSGNIKISQVTFVGLVLSVKELPIRLDYEVGDCTGPSIEVKQYVDNRDDVPENEKIKSLAEKTYVRVSGHIRLVEGKRSIVAFKIIPLTDINELTVHILEVIHSHLMYNSNAHLNGEKAALTNDYDTSSVGIPGLGHLHNQVHQIIKSCTTEEGCSIDEVIQKLRGVPEQSVKDVINFLSGEGHIYSTISENYFKITDG from the exons ATGTGGAGCACACAAGGAG gtTATGACAGTTACAACCCTAACCAGACGCAAGGTGGTGGGGGTTATATGTCCCCTGCTGGCATGGATCCAGCAAACAAGGACTCAAAG TCACGAGAGGATAAAGTCGAATACATCATGCCAGTCACCATTTCTGAAATATTAAATGCTTCTCAGAATTTAGATGAATTCTTTTCTGGGAATATCAAAATTTCACAG gtGACCTTTGTTGGTTTAGTGCTTTCAGTGAAAGAATTACCAATTCGACTGGACTATGAAGTTGGAGACTGTACTGGACCTTCTATTGAAGTGAAACAATATGTAGATAATCGG GATGATGTTCCTGAAAATGAGAAGATAAAATCTCTTGCAGAGAAGACATATGTCCGGGTGTCGGGACATATTAGGTTAGTGGAGGGAAAACGATCTATTGTGGCCTTTAAAATAATTCCTTTGACAGATATAAATGAATTAACAGTCCACATTCTTGAAGTTATCCATTCCCACTTGATGTACAATTCAAATGCTCATCtg AATGGAGAAAAGGCTGCACTAACCAATGATTATGATACATCATCTGTTGGAATTCCTGGTCTTGGACATTTGCACAATCAG GTCCATCAGATTATTAAATCATGTACAACAGAAGAAGGTTGTAGCATTGATGAAGTCATACAAAAACTGAGAGGCGTTCCAGAACAGTCTGTCAA AGATGTCATTAACTTTCTGAGTGGAGAAGGACATATATATTCTACAATTTCTGAGAACTATTTCAAAATCACAGACGGGTGA
- the LOC115218625 gene encoding replication protein A 32 kDa subunit isoform X1, translating to MWSTQGGYDSYNPNQTQGGGGYMSPAGMDPANKDSKSREDKVEYIMPVTISEILNASQNLDEFFSGNIKISQVTFVGLVLSVKELPIRLDYEVGDCTGPSIEVKQYVDNRDDVPENEKIKSLAEKTYVRVSGHIRLVEGKRSIVAFKIIPLTDINELTVHILEVIHSHLMYNSNAHLQNGEKAALTNDYDTSSVGIPGLGHLHNQVHQIIKSCTTEEGCSIDEVIQKLRGVPEQSVKDVINFLSGEGHIYSTISENYFKITDG from the exons ATGTGGAGCACACAAGGAG gtTATGACAGTTACAACCCTAACCAGACGCAAGGTGGTGGGGGTTATATGTCCCCTGCTGGCATGGATCCAGCAAACAAGGACTCAAAG TCACGAGAGGATAAAGTCGAATACATCATGCCAGTCACCATTTCTGAAATATTAAATGCTTCTCAGAATTTAGATGAATTCTTTTCTGGGAATATCAAAATTTCACAG gtGACCTTTGTTGGTTTAGTGCTTTCAGTGAAAGAATTACCAATTCGACTGGACTATGAAGTTGGAGACTGTACTGGACCTTCTATTGAAGTGAAACAATATGTAGATAATCGG GATGATGTTCCTGAAAATGAGAAGATAAAATCTCTTGCAGAGAAGACATATGTCCGGGTGTCGGGACATATTAGGTTAGTGGAGGGAAAACGATCTATTGTGGCCTTTAAAATAATTCCTTTGACAGATATAAATGAATTAACAGTCCACATTCTTGAAGTTATCCATTCCCACTTGATGTACAATTCAAATGCTCATCtg CAGAATGGAGAAAAGGCTGCACTAACCAATGATTATGATACATCATCTGTTGGAATTCCTGGTCTTGGACATTTGCACAATCAG GTCCATCAGATTATTAAATCATGTACAACAGAAGAAGGTTGTAGCATTGATGAAGTCATACAAAAACTGAGAGGCGTTCCAGAACAGTCTGTCAA AGATGTCATTAACTTTCTGAGTGGAGAAGGACATATATATTCTACAATTTCTGAGAACTATTTCAAAATCACAGACGGGTGA